From a region of the Paenibacillus sp. FSL R10-2734 genome:
- a CDS encoding glycoside hydrolase family 43 protein → MESSITYANPILPGFYPDPSITRAGDDYYLVCSSFEYFPGVPIFHSQDLIHWTQIGHVLDRISQLDTRKSKSSGGIFAPTIRYHEGTFYMITTEVHGKGNFYVTATDPAGPWSDPISIPYGGIDPSLMFDEDGKVYVTTQQGADYDSHVIQYEIDIATGRALTKPAVIWTGDGGPWTEGPHLYRINGLYYIMSASGGTAKEHREIIGRSSSPYGPFEPLPHPILTHSRTENAIQYLGHADLIEDQNGDWWAVFLGVRLVESKYTVLGRETFLAPVSWNEDGWPMIDNNEDTVGLEMKVPRVPGSSPKPASNGRYDFDDEVLPFAMTFLRNPAEGSWSLNERPGWLSLRGQPEGLSDIGQMAFIGRRQQYTSAEWSALLDFNPSVDGEEAGLCARLDEHAHYEISLSQRKGKRVIAARLTIDGTAHVAAEVPTTAGHLYLKIRAELTEYGLLYSTDGQEWIELSSAPAYPLSPQAVRGNGFTGVLIGLYATGHGKVAEVPAYFDWFDYRSS, encoded by the coding sequence ATGGAGTCTTCAATCACATACGCGAATCCGATACTTCCAGGCTTCTATCCCGATCCAAGTATCACTCGGGCAGGGGATGACTACTATTTAGTGTGTAGCTCTTTTGAATATTTTCCTGGGGTACCAATATTTCATAGTCAGGATTTAATTCACTGGACACAGATAGGTCATGTCCTAGATCGTATAAGTCAACTAGATACACGTAAAAGCAAGAGCTCTGGAGGGATATTTGCCCCAACTATCCGGTATCATGAAGGAACGTTTTACATGATAACGACCGAAGTACACGGGAAAGGGAACTTCTATGTTACGGCTACGGACCCTGCGGGTCCGTGGTCAGATCCGATTAGCATCCCTTATGGAGGCATTGACCCTTCTCTAATGTTTGATGAGGATGGAAAGGTATATGTCACCACGCAGCAGGGTGCAGATTATGATTCTCATGTCATTCAATATGAAATTGATATTGCGACGGGGAGGGCATTAACGAAGCCTGCTGTCATCTGGACCGGAGATGGTGGGCCTTGGACGGAAGGGCCGCATTTGTACCGAATAAATGGACTGTATTATATCATGAGTGCTTCAGGAGGAACGGCTAAAGAACATCGCGAGATCATTGGCCGTAGTTCCTCACCATACGGACCCTTTGAACCATTGCCGCATCCGATACTGACCCATAGCCGTACAGAGAATGCGATTCAATATTTAGGGCATGCCGATTTGATTGAAGATCAGAACGGGGATTGGTGGGCCGTATTTCTCGGAGTACGACTGGTGGAATCCAAGTATACCGTGCTTGGGCGGGAGACTTTTCTAGCTCCTGTTAGCTGGAACGAAGACGGATGGCCCATGATCGATAATAACGAAGACACCGTAGGACTGGAAATGAAGGTTCCGCGTGTACCTGGCTCATCGCCTAAACCTGCTTCTAATGGACGATATGATTTTGATGATGAAGTATTGCCGTTCGCAATGACCTTTCTGCGTAATCCGGCTGAGGGAAGCTGGTCTCTAAATGAACGTCCGGGCTGGTTATCTCTTCGGGGTCAACCTGAAGGTCTCAGTGATATCGGGCAGATGGCCTTTATAGGAAGAAGGCAGCAGTATACTTCAGCAGAATGGAGTGCACTACTGGATTTCAACCCTTCCGTAGACGGTGAGGAGGCTGGACTTTGCGCTAGATTGGATGAGCATGCACATTATGAAATTTCTCTATCGCAAAGAAAAGGAAAAAGGGTTATCGCAGCTCGTTTAACCATTGATGGAACCGCACATGTAGCGGCAGAGGTTCCAACTACTGCTGGGCATCTGTATCTGAAAATTCGGGCGGAGCTAACGGAATATGGCTTACTTTATTCTACGGATGGGCAGGAATGGATCGAGCTATCTTCAGCACCAGCATATCCACTATCCCCTCAAGCTGTGCGTGGGAACGGATTTACGGGTGTCCTTATTGGCCTTTATGCGACAGGTCATGGCAAAGTGGCTGAGGTACCCGCCTACTTTGATTGGTTCGACTATCGTTCATCATGA
- a CDS encoding carbohydrate ABC transporter permease, which produces MRNIGLEPVLFSTFNTVFMVCLVIVTLYPFLNTIAVSLNAGNDTIRGGIYLWPREWTIQNYKAVFASGTIIPAFWISVARTVLSTILNLFLTTMLAYTLSRKEYVFRKQITFVFVLTMYFNAGLIPNYFLIKDLHLLNSFWVYVIPTMVSAFNMIVIRTYIGSLHESLMESARIDGAGEFKIFMKVVLPLCKPVLATIALFVAVGAWNAWFDAFIYTSSRQNLSTLQYELMKLISSSMNANGNPSVANGAGMTADSVRDQVTPISIRAAVTIVASVPILLVYPFMQKYFVVGMNVGSVKE; this is translated from the coding sequence ATGAGAAATATTGGGCTCGAACCTGTATTGTTTTCCACCTTTAATACTGTATTTATGGTATGTCTAGTTATAGTTACCTTATATCCGTTCCTGAATACTATAGCAGTCTCCTTGAATGCTGGGAATGATACCATCCGTGGCGGTATTTATCTATGGCCTAGAGAGTGGACCATACAAAACTACAAAGCCGTGTTTGCCTCTGGCACAATTATTCCTGCTTTTTGGATTTCGGTAGCACGAACAGTGTTATCTACGATCCTGAATCTATTTCTTACCACCATGCTTGCGTATACGTTAAGCCGGAAGGAATATGTTTTCCGCAAGCAGATTACCTTTGTATTCGTCCTTACCATGTATTTTAATGCGGGTCTGATTCCAAACTATTTCCTCATTAAGGATCTTCATTTACTCAATTCGTTTTGGGTATATGTAATACCGACTATGGTAAGTGCATTTAATATGATCGTCATTCGCACTTATATTGGTTCCTTACATGAAAGTCTTATGGAATCTGCAAGAATTGACGGTGCCGGAGAATTCAAGATTTTTATGAAAGTAGTTCTTCCTTTGTGTAAACCTGTTCTTGCTACAATTGCCCTTTTTGTCGCAGTAGGTGCATGGAACGCATGGTTTGATGCTTTTATCTATACCTCGTCCCGCCAGAATTTGAGCACATTGCAGTATGAATTGATGAAGTTGATATCCTCTAGTATGAATGCCAATGGTAACCCTAGTGTAGCTAACGGGGCAGGAATGACGGCGGATTCGGTAAGAGACCAGGTTACCCCAATTTCCATACGAGCAGCTGTTACTATTGTTGCTTCAGTTCCAATTTTGCTAGTCTACCCATTCATGCAAAAGTATTTTGTAGTTGGTATGAACGTAGGAAGCGTAAAGGAGTAA
- the selD gene encoding selenide, water dikinase SelD codes for MSQAETIKLTSLSSKGGCGCKIGPADLMQVIRSLPPTVPNPDLLVGLDTSDDAGVYRLSDELALVQTVDFFTPIVDDPYSFGQIAAANALSDIYAMGGKPLTVLNIVAFPISVLDKSILGDILRGAADKVQEAGATLVGGHSIDDKEPKFGLAVTGLVHPDKVRTNAGAQVGDKLILTKPIGVGILTTSIKKDQLSPEETTRLTTVMSTLNKKAAEIMEPYDVHACTDVTGFGLLGHASEMAKGSNHGLIIRQSDVPMLPRVRELAEQGFVPGGTKNNFAHLEGSILYPEEMDQLSRYILCDAVTSGGLLISVAPEQSEALLKELVDAGVEAALIGEVTEDHPGQIAVIAAQ; via the coding sequence ATGTCTCAAGCCGAAACCATAAAATTGACTTCATTATCTTCAAAAGGGGGCTGCGGCTGCAAAATCGGTCCCGCCGATCTCATGCAGGTTATTCGCAGTTTGCCACCAACGGTACCTAACCCCGATCTACTTGTAGGTCTGGATACCAGTGATGATGCTGGTGTGTACCGTTTAAGCGATGAACTAGCGTTAGTACAAACGGTTGATTTTTTCACGCCGATCGTGGACGACCCTTATTCCTTTGGTCAAATTGCAGCAGCCAATGCGTTAAGTGATATTTATGCTATGGGTGGAAAGCCGCTTACGGTGCTTAATATTGTGGCCTTCCCTATTTCTGTTCTGGACAAAAGCATTCTCGGTGATATTTTGCGCGGTGCAGCTGATAAAGTGCAGGAAGCAGGAGCGACACTTGTAGGCGGACATTCGATTGATGATAAAGAGCCCAAGTTTGGATTGGCCGTTACAGGCCTTGTGCATCCGGATAAAGTAAGAACGAATGCAGGTGCACAGGTGGGGGATAAACTGATTTTGACAAAACCTATCGGTGTGGGCATCTTAACTACTTCTATTAAAAAGGATCAGTTATCTCCAGAAGAAACCACACGCCTTACCACAGTAATGTCTACATTAAATAAAAAAGCGGCTGAAATCATGGAGCCTTATGATGTACATGCTTGTACAGATGTTACCGGATTTGGGCTGCTGGGACATGCCTCGGAAATGGCCAAAGGGAGCAATCACGGACTGATTATTCGTCAAAGTGATGTACCGATGCTGCCAAGAGTAAGAGAGCTTGCGGAACAGGGATTTGTTCCAGGAGGTACTAAGAATAACTTTGCCCATTTGGAGGGCAGCATTCTTTATCCGGAAGAAATGGACCAATTGAGCCGTTATATACTGTGTGATGCTGTGACTTCAGGCGGACTACTGATTTCTGTTGCTCCTGAACAAAGTGAAGCTTTGTTAAAAGAGTTAGTAGATGCAGGCGTTGAAGCGGCGTTGATCGGAGAGGTAACAGAAGACCATCCGGGTCAGATTGCAGTTATAGCTGCGCAATAA
- a CDS encoding ABC transporter permease subunit: MDEILTGKKVNRHPKRKKKQPITMTLIKNQKQLIWMSVPLLLYIILFAYVPVWGWTMAFQDYKPAKAFGEQTWVGLKHFEFLFTDDNFLRVLRNTLAMGLINLILGFVTAIVLALLLNEIKNVMWKRTVQTISYLPHFLSWIIVTGIVATSLSVNDGIINIVLMKLNLIDSPILWLSEGKYFWGIVGASNVWKEVGWSTIIYLAAIASIDPALYEAAEIDGANRYRKMFNVTLPGIKATIVILLIMSIGHVLDVGFEVPYLLGNGLVMDWSETIDIFVLKYGIAQGNYSLATAGGIFKTVVSVTLLLLANWTSKRLGEERLL; this comes from the coding sequence ATGGATGAGATCTTAACGGGGAAAAAAGTTAACCGGCATCCTAAAAGAAAAAAGAAGCAACCAATTACTATGACCTTGATTAAGAATCAGAAACAGCTGATTTGGATGTCAGTTCCATTGCTGCTGTATATTATACTATTCGCTTATGTTCCCGTTTGGGGATGGACGATGGCTTTCCAAGATTATAAACCAGCTAAGGCATTTGGCGAACAGACATGGGTTGGTCTAAAGCACTTCGAATTTTTATTTACGGACGATAACTTTCTAAGAGTTCTACGCAATACACTCGCTATGGGCCTAATCAATCTTATTCTAGGATTTGTGACTGCGATCGTACTCGCTTTGCTGCTTAATGAGATCAAAAATGTGATGTGGAAAAGAACTGTGCAGACCATATCCTACTTGCCGCATTTTCTTTCTTGGATTATTGTGACAGGGATTGTAGCTACCTCCCTCTCGGTTAATGACGGGATTATCAACATCGTACTGATGAAATTAAATCTTATTGATTCACCGATCCTTTGGTTGAGTGAAGGTAAGTATTTCTGGGGTATTGTGGGTGCTTCTAACGTCTGGAAAGAGGTTGGATGGAGTACAATTATCTACTTGGCTGCTATTGCTTCTATTGATCCAGCTTTATATGAGGCTGCTGAGATTGATGGAGCGAACCGGTACAGAAAAATGTTCAATGTAACATTGCCGGGAATTAAAGCAACCATTGTTATCCTGTTGATAATGTCCATAGGACATGTACTGGATGTCGGATTCGAGGTTCCGTACTTGTTAGGGAACGGGCTTGTTATGGACTGGTCAGAAACGATTGATATATTTGTATTGAAATACGGAATTGCGCAAGGAAACTATTCCTTAGCCACAGCGGGTGGCATATTTAAAACAGTCGTAAGTGTAACGTTGCTGCTATTAGCTAACTGGACTTCGAAGCGGCTAGGGGAAGAGAGGCTGTTATAA
- a CDS encoding sugar ABC transporter substrate-binding protein codes for MGGKSISKFKLSLIAVLSLSFALAGCGGNNSSNTAKGENKPAETTAATAAGTEDNKIEPFEVSIFLGEAGQQPTPDNKIYKMIKEKTGASFNFEFLAGDLNQKLGVMIAGSDYPDLMTSNTKLTGAGAFIPLEDLIEEHAPNLKAHYADYWNMMKDPNDGHIYTLPNYGAYNGKMSTTYYSGPAFWIQKAILKDAGYPTVKTLDEYFDLIVKYKEKNPTIDGTPTIGFEILNNDWRNWGLFNAPQHLIGHPNDGGVVVNDNVAEIFADKDYAKQYYKKLNEMNQLGIIDQETFVQNYDQYLAKLSSGAVLGMFDQHWNFGKAEDSLTTQKKDERTYVGLPLVFDTNTKDYYLDRPALNLNNGFGITVNAKDPVKIIKLMDTLIQEDWQKILTWGIEGEDYQVENGRFIRNQEQRDNAVDATWKLGNKAEAWYATAPKLQGYFKDGNSTDAAAQPEEYKAGLKAYDKEILDAYGFNSYVDFFSEPEPNPVAYPAWSIDLVEGSDAKISETKLNELRTKYLPKAILASPSDFDKVWNDFVGEIGKVNVKAYEDRINEQLKWRFDTWSVK; via the coding sequence ATGGGGGGCAAGTCAATATCAAAGTTCAAGCTTAGTCTGATTGCTGTGTTATCCCTAAGTTTTGCCTTGGCAGGTTGCGGTGGAAATAATAGCAGTAATACTGCTAAGGGGGAAAACAAACCAGCAGAAACAACAGCTGCAACTGCTGCTGGAACTGAAGATAACAAGATTGAACCTTTTGAAGTGAGTATCTTTCTTGGAGAAGCAGGTCAGCAACCAACACCAGATAACAAGATTTACAAAATGATTAAAGAAAAAACAGGAGCATCCTTCAATTTCGAATTCTTAGCTGGGGATCTTAATCAGAAGTTAGGCGTAATGATTGCCGGTTCGGATTATCCGGATCTGATGACTTCCAATACCAAACTTACGGGTGCAGGTGCCTTTATTCCTCTTGAAGACTTGATTGAAGAGCACGCTCCAAATTTGAAAGCGCATTACGCGGATTACTGGAACATGATGAAAGACCCCAATGATGGACATATCTACACGCTTCCAAACTATGGTGCGTATAACGGTAAAATGAGTACAACCTATTATTCTGGTCCAGCTTTTTGGATTCAGAAGGCGATTCTTAAGGATGCAGGTTATCCAACAGTTAAAACATTGGATGAATATTTCGATCTAATCGTCAAATATAAAGAGAAGAATCCAACCATTGATGGAACGCCAACCATCGGATTTGAGATTCTTAATAACGACTGGAGAAACTGGGGATTGTTTAACGCGCCTCAGCATCTGATCGGGCATCCTAATGATGGCGGAGTAGTAGTTAATGATAACGTTGCAGAAATCTTCGCGGATAAAGACTATGCTAAGCAATATTATAAAAAGCTTAATGAAATGAACCAATTGGGCATTATCGACCAAGAAACATTTGTACAGAACTATGACCAATATTTAGCGAAGTTATCCAGCGGGGCTGTTCTAGGAATGTTCGATCAGCACTGGAACTTTGGTAAAGCTGAAGATTCACTCACGACACAAAAGAAAGATGAGAGAACTTATGTAGGACTTCCTCTTGTGTTTGATACGAACACCAAAGACTACTATCTGGATCGCCCTGCACTTAACTTGAATAATGGTTTCGGGATCACTGTTAATGCTAAAGATCCAGTCAAAATTATTAAACTCATGGATACATTGATTCAAGAAGATTGGCAAAAAATCCTCACTTGGGGCATTGAAGGCGAAGATTACCAAGTGGAAAATGGTCGCTTTATAAGAAATCAAGAGCAACGGGACAATGCAGTTGATGCTACATGGAAGCTCGGCAACAAAGCAGAGGCTTGGTATGCTACCGCTCCGAAATTGCAAGGATACTTCAAGGATGGTAACTCAACGGATGCCGCAGCTCAACCAGAAGAGTACAAGGCAGGGTTGAAAGCGTATGATAAAGAAATTCTTGATGCTTATGGCTTCAATAGTTATGTGGATTTCTTCAGCGAGCCTGAGCCAAACCCAGTAGCTTATCCAGCTTGGTCCATAGATCTTGTTGAGGGCTCTGATGCCAAAATTTCCGAAACAAAGCTGAACGAACTGCGAACCAAGTACCTGCCAAAAGCAATCTTGGCTAGTCCATCAGATTTCGATAAAGTTTGGAATGACTTTGTTGGAGAAATTGGTAAAGTGAATGTCAAAGCCTACGAAGACAGAATCAATGAACAGCTGAAATGGAGATTTGATACTTGGAGTGTTAAATAG
- a CDS encoding Nif3-like dinuclear metal center hexameric protein: MGTVEQIDGTVDTLKPGNPETEITGIVTAFCATQYVVERAMAMGANLLITHEGVFYNHHEPCEWLDGDPVYRGKLSLIERSEVAIFRYHDYWHRHKPDGIMVGLLRELEWSAYVDEQQPAATILTIPAMTISEAAQYIKRKLGIPYVRVAGDLSQTCRHVGILVGYRGGGTMAIPLFNQHNLDLIIAGEGPEWETPEYVRDAVHQGRLKALIMLGHAESEAPGMKYLAEILAEKYPMIPTFFIAEQPIYQLV; this comes from the coding sequence ATGGGAACTGTGGAACAGATAGATGGAACTGTGGATACGCTTAAGCCTGGGAATCCAGAAACTGAGATAACAGGGATTGTTACGGCGTTCTGCGCTACGCAATATGTTGTGGAACGCGCGATGGCTATGGGAGCCAACTTGCTGATTACGCATGAGGGTGTGTTTTATAACCATCATGAGCCATGCGAGTGGTTAGATGGTGATCCTGTGTACCGCGGAAAACTAAGTTTGATCGAGCGTTCCGAAGTAGCTATTTTTCGTTATCATGATTATTGGCATCGGCATAAACCGGATGGGATCATGGTGGGCTTGCTGCGAGAGCTTGAGTGGTCAGCCTATGTGGATGAGCAGCAACCTGCTGCTACGATCCTAACGATTCCTGCCATGACAATAAGTGAAGCGGCTCAGTATATAAAAAGAAAGCTAGGCATTCCCTATGTACGTGTTGCCGGCGACTTATCTCAGACATGCAGACATGTGGGGATTTTAGTAGGTTACAGAGGGGGCGGAACGATGGCTATTCCTCTTTTTAATCAACATAATCTTGATTTAATTATTGCTGGTGAAGGACCCGAGTGGGAAACTCCGGAATATGTGAGGGATGCAGTCCACCAAGGCAGATTAAAAGCGCTGATTATGTTAGGCCATGCGGAGAGTGAAGCTCCAGGGATGAAATATTTAGCTGAAATCCTCGCAGAGAAATACCCAATGATTCCTACCTTTTTCATTGCTGAACAACCGATCTATCAGCTGGTTTAA
- a CDS encoding permease, translating to MSAVSNDSSLSTKRPAHFKAVLLVLIFVFIAVAGLSYVKWWPYSQKATIAATEHSIGSSILTGDQANAPDPSFQSAWDYALTYFKSVWKAAVLGILLGSLIQVLLPSKWLLNMLGKANFKSTALGGIASLPGMMCTCCAAPIAVGLRKKNVSIGASLAFWLGNPVLNPATLIFMTFVLSWKFTLMRVVFGLILTFAVSHFANKFAEDSSVPQTIDETVSKTVDPDGSLIIRWLKSAGSMLITVVPAYIITVLLLGAARAWMFPVLGEGITNGILAIIIFAIAGTLFVIPTAAEIPIIGTFLSFGLGTGAAGALLVTLPSISLPSMLMVYRSFPRRVIWFVFGSVVGLGILSGIVGVLFL from the coding sequence ATGTCAGCTGTTTCTAATGATTCTTCTCTCAGCACCAAGCGTCCTGCGCATTTTAAGGCAGTGCTGTTGGTGCTTATCTTCGTGTTCATAGCTGTAGCGGGTCTGTCCTATGTCAAATGGTGGCCTTATTCTCAGAAAGCAACCATAGCTGCGACGGAGCATTCCATCGGCTCTTCGATTTTGACCGGAGACCAAGCAAATGCGCCTGATCCATCCTTTCAGAGTGCTTGGGATTATGCCCTGACGTATTTCAAATCCGTATGGAAAGCAGCTGTTCTTGGGATATTGTTAGGCTCCTTGATCCAAGTACTACTTCCGTCCAAATGGCTGCTCAACATGCTGGGTAAGGCAAATTTCAAAAGCACCGCTCTAGGCGGAATCGCTTCTTTACCGGGAATGATGTGCACCTGCTGTGCTGCTCCGATTGCCGTAGGCTTACGTAAAAAGAACGTCTCAATTGGTGCTAGCTTGGCCTTCTGGTTAGGCAATCCTGTGCTCAATCCGGCTACGTTGATCTTCATGACCTTCGTTCTCTCTTGGAAGTTCACATTGATGCGTGTAGTGTTTGGCTTAATCCTAACCTTTGCGGTTAGTCATTTCGCGAATAAGTTTGCTGAAGACTCCTCCGTTCCGCAAACGATAGATGAAACCGTGAGCAAGACAGTCGATCCTGATGGATCACTAATTATTCGCTGGTTAAAAAGTGCTGGTTCCATGCTGATAACGGTGGTACCCGCCTATATCATTACTGTTCTTCTGCTAGGTGCAGCACGGGCTTGGATGTTCCCTGTTCTTGGGGAGGGCATTACGAATGGCATTCTTGCTATTATTATTTTCGCCATTGCCGGCACACTGTTTGTCATTCCAACCGCGGCTGAAATCCCTATTATCGGAACCTTTCTTTCCTTTGGTCTCGGTACAGGAGCTGCAGGTGCGCTGCTTGTCACGCTTCCCTCCATAAGCTTGCCTTCTATGCTTATGGTGTATCGTTCCTTCCCACGTCGGGTGATCTGGTTCGTATTTGGCTCAGTCGTAGGGTTAGGGATTTTAAGTGGCATTGTAGGTGTACTGTTCTTGTAA
- a CDS encoding alpha/beta hydrolase → MPIAKLNGTSLYYEINGTGTPVVFIHGHGLTHSMFKPQLEYFSDKYKVILCDLRGNGKSGELLQAPNEIIETQCLDLIMLLNDLGIREAVFVGIAYGGLVVQHIAKQYPERVKAIVVVDSFCRSQASTIIGKIQLMAAYCSWLMYYAPSELILPSIRMMYRERWNLAYNEIRRGLLDKRPRELYRQRLATSHVDYTRCLKTFKRPALCIVGDFSEFGVNCMKDVVSQLPQAQLAIIPNALDPSNLCQPEKFNAILQRFLEKQQGTQQIS, encoded by the coding sequence TTGCCTATTGCTAAACTGAATGGAACTTCACTCTATTATGAAATCAATGGTACAGGGACTCCGGTTGTTTTTATCCACGGTCATGGATTGACACATAGTATGTTCAAGCCTCAGCTGGAGTATTTTTCTGATAAATATAAAGTGATTCTGTGCGATTTACGGGGGAATGGAAAGTCAGGTGAGCTGCTGCAGGCCCCAAACGAGATTATTGAAACTCAATGTCTAGATCTAATTATGCTATTGAATGATTTGGGCATCCGCGAAGCGGTTTTTGTGGGAATTGCTTACGGTGGTCTGGTCGTTCAACATATTGCGAAACAATATCCTGAGCGGGTAAAAGCGATTGTCGTTGTGGATAGCTTCTGTAGAAGTCAGGCGTCAACGATTATAGGTAAAATCCAGCTTATGGCTGCTTATTGTAGTTGGCTAATGTATTACGCCCCAAGTGAGCTGATCCTGCCTTCGATTCGTATGATGTATCGGGAGCGCTGGAACCTGGCCTATAACGAGATTAGAAGAGGACTTCTCGACAAACGTCCACGGGAATTGTACCGGCAAAGGCTGGCTACGAGCCATGTGGATTACACTAGATGCTTAAAGACTTTTAAGCGTCCCGCGTTATGTATTGTGGGTGACTTCAGTGAATTCGGAGTCAATTGTATGAAGGATGTGGTGTCTCAGCTGCCTCAAGCTCAGTTAGCGATTATTCCTAACGCATTAGATCCTAGTAATCTGTGTCAGCCGGAGAAATTTAATGCTATTCTTCAGCGGTTTTTGGAGAAGCAGCAGGGAACTCAGCAGATTAGTTGA
- a CDS encoding endo-1,4-beta-xylanase, protein MRQASDFTEPALKTVFLEDFKIGAAVNPLTIQSQEHLLAYHFNSITAENEMKFESLHPLEDIYNFGAADQLVAFARKHQMAMRGHTLIWHNQTTDWLFEDKNGGPVSKEALLARVKSHIQTVVGRYKEDIYAWDVVNEVIADEGEELLRQSKWLDIVGPDFIAKAFEFAHEVDPKALLFYNDYNESHPQKRDKIYQLVKSLLDQGVPIHGVGLQAHWNLYDPSLDDIRAAIEKYASLGLQLQLTELDVSMFRFDDKRMDLKAAPADLLELQADRYEAMFALLREYRDVISSVTFWGAADDYTWLDDFPVRGRKNWPFLFDEGHHPKLAFHRLITSATKS, encoded by the coding sequence ATGAGACAAGCTAGCGATTTTACAGAGCCTGCACTAAAGACAGTGTTCTTAGAGGATTTCAAGATTGGTGCAGCCGTCAACCCATTAACGATACAATCACAGGAGCACTTACTTGCCTATCATTTCAACAGCATTACCGCTGAGAATGAGATGAAGTTTGAAAGTCTACATCCGTTGGAGGATATTTATAACTTTGGGGCGGCAGACCAGCTGGTTGCCTTCGCCCGGAAACATCAGATGGCGATGCGCGGACATACCTTGATCTGGCACAATCAGACTACGGATTGGCTGTTCGAGGATAAGAATGGGGGACCTGTAAGCAAAGAGGCTTTGCTTGCACGAGTTAAGTCACATATTCAAACTGTGGTAGGGCGTTACAAGGAAGATATTTATGCTTGGGATGTTGTAAATGAGGTAATCGCTGATGAAGGAGAAGAGCTTCTTCGTCAGTCGAAGTGGTTGGATATTGTCGGGCCGGATTTTATCGCCAAGGCGTTTGAATTCGCCCATGAAGTTGATCCGAAGGCTTTGTTATTCTACAACGACTATAACGAATCTCATCCACAAAAGCGTGACAAAATTTATCAATTGGTAAAGTCGCTGCTGGATCAGGGTGTGCCAATTCACGGCGTCGGATTGCAAGCACACTGGAATTTATACGATCCGAGCCTAGATGATATTCGTGCAGCGATTGAGAAATATGCATCCTTAGGACTTCAGCTCCAACTGACAGAGCTAGATGTATCCATGTTCCGTTTCGATGATAAACGTATGGATTTAAAGGCAGCGCCGGCTGATTTGCTTGAACTGCAGGCAGACCGATATGAAGCGATGTTCGCATTGCTGAGAGAATACCGCGACGTGATTAGCTCCGTTACGTTCTGGGGAGCAGCGGATGACTATACTTGGCTGGATGATTTCCCTGTTCGTGGACGGAAGAACTGGCCATTTCTATTCGATGAGGGCCATCATCCAAAACTAGCCTTCCACCGACTGATCACCTCTGCTACAAAATCATAG